The Geothrix oryzae DNA window ATGGGGCTTCGCACCCATCGGGTGGTATCTGGCGGTCCTCTTCCTCCTGCTGGGGGCCTTGGGCACCACCCTCCCGAAGGACCATCCGCACGGCCGCGCCGAGGGCTTCAAGTGGCCCGATGCCTCCGTGCTGATCCCCAGCCTGGTCCTCTTCTGCGTGGCCCTGGGCTATGGCGCGCTGGGCACCTACACGGCCCAGGAGGCCCTGGCCCTGGGGATGCCCGTGCCCTCGGCCTTCCTGTCCTTCATGGCCGTGGGCATGGTGCTCATGCGGCTGGCCATGCTCCGGCGCGGCTTCGGGAAGCGGCCCATCCGCAAGCTGCCGGCCATGCTGCTGGGGGCCTTCGCGGGGATGGCCCTCCTGGCGGCCCTGCCCGGCGGCACGCTGCGGCATGTGCTGTCGGCCCTGCTCTACGGCGCGGGCTACAGCATGATGCACACCCTCATCAACGCGAAGCTGATGGCCTCCGCCGATCCGAAGCGCCGGGGCTCGGCCTTCGGCGTCCTCCTCTTCGCTTTCGACGCCGGCATCGGCCTCGGCAGCTTCAGCCTCGGCTGGGCCATCGGCGCCTACGGCTACCGCGCCGGCTGGGCCCTGGGCGCCCTCGCCATCCTCGTCTCGCTGCCCCTGGCCCTGAAGCTCAGCCGGGACTGATCAGATCCGCCGGTGGACCTTGTGGACGGAGGCCTGGTCCACGCACTTCACCAGGATCTCGTCGATGTTCACATGGTCGGGCGCCATGAGGCTCCACCGCAC harbors:
- a CDS encoding MFS transporter, whose product is MKDLSNPRPSLVTRQFALVWALTFVTFFAAFQLFPTVPLRLRDLGASLAESGRFMSLFTLGSALGALFTGPLGDRVGHRRLVITSAMLYAAFLAAYAVMPTRWGFYLLAFPHGIVWSGLLTATMASLAHVLPADRHADGLSLYGLASPGGVIVGPLLGLWIQQRWGFAPIGWYLAVLFLLLGALGTTLPKDHPHGRAEGFKWPDASVLIPSLVLFCVALGYGALGTYTAQEALALGMPVPSAFLSFMAVGMVLMRLAMLRRGFGKRPIRKLPAMLLGAFAGMALLAALPGGTLRHVLSALLYGAGYSMMHTLINAKLMASADPKRRGSAFGVLLFAFDAGIGLGSFSLGWAIGAYGYRAGWALGALAILVSLPLALKLSRD